The Mustela nigripes isolate SB6536 chromosome 6, MUSNIG.SB6536, whole genome shotgun sequence DNA window TGCATATATCTCTGTCATGCCTTCTTGAATTCTCCTTACCTCAACTCCTCACACTACCAACCAAGGATGAAGAAAGACTCACCTGTGTGCTTAAAGTCAGCATCCCTATTAGGCCATGATGCTAACAGAGACAGGAGGCTTCATGATTTTTTTGAACTCagcccttcttctcttctttccttaatGGAATAACTTCCATTCTTTTAAGTCCGATGACTGGACAAGCACAAGAAAGATAATATTGGAAGGATGGGAAAAGTCTTCCTGAAAACAGTGTAATTGCCAAGCTCTGGCAAAAAGTCCATTGGATTACTGTATATAATGCAATCCTTAGCAATTTTAAGTGAAAGTGCACATTAGAGGATGAAACAATTATCTTTTCTGCCTGGGAACAGTTACTCTAGATGCTTCAAggatatttcctttttatctctctcAGCAGTAAACCTGTGAGAATTATCTCAATAATCATCTGAGCCTATTTCCTActtaattgttctattttttaaatctcaattcTTGCTAAAGGAGATTTAAAGTGATGAACAATGAAAAATGCATGtccatcatacacacacacagagacgcaCACAATATgattaataaaatcagaaaggctCTGGAAAGGAGGAAGCCAACTGTAGTCTGTTTCACTTGACTATAGTTTAAGTTTTCTTATTATAGCACTTtagcaatacaaaaaaaaatcagcccaatacttttaaatattttattgacaaTATTAACATAATGTATCAAGATATTTTCAGGCAAGTAGATAAAGTAAATATGATCTAACTCATGAGCTATTAAAATGTAATGTTGTACATTCTTTTCATTGAAACATGGGGTCTTGTCCTGAATGActtccctccacacacacataatttGACATTATATGGCACGGTACTCAGAGAAGGGAAAAACTGTATTTAGCAGGCTCCCTTCAAAGctgattaaaatagaaatgttctcttcttttgtCACAACAGGACCTAAACTGTGTCCATGAGATGGCAAACATTCACATGTATCTACAAAGCcaactattttgttattttcagcCCCATGTTAAAAATTTTGTGTCAGTGACCGCTAATTCCATTAggggtgttctttttttaaaaacataaaccaaaatatttctttcatctgaacaattttatttatggTGGAATTTCCAAAATTTCTTATATCTTGAAATTATCCACAAAGTATTATTTTGTGCTTACACAAAAAAGAGGCATTCCTTAcaagcaaagataaaaaaaaataccattaggCAGTATTGTTATGTGTTTACTTAATACAATATCACCAAAGagttaatagaaaaacaaaagttaaatatatttaaagtttccTGGAACTGATTTCTGGCTGTtctaatgttttaaagaaaaaaaaaataaagatctaacATCAGACATAATATTTTGATaagcaatatttattaaaaaatataagttaaGCATTGCAACAAGCTACCTTCAATAAATTGCCCCCTATCAGAAAGAATATTATTGGAACTATATATCTAGAGCAATAAGGAggtaaagaagaaggaggaggaagtggaggagaaaagaaataaagtataatCACAACGGTGACTTTTGAGTTAAATACACTTTCCGTATACAGTGGCAagataatatttacaaatttacaaCTGAAAGGAAATCTTTATGTAcaagttgttttgcttttgaacttttggggcttcCTTCCTCCTGTGTAGTAAGCCCTCCTTGTAGAACTCATCTAGACTAGATTTTCAGTTCATAGCACATGATAGATGAGCCTGGAATGAGAGGCCCCTGGAGTTGCAGGCTGTGAATCCGTGCTGGCAACAGGGGAGAGAGAGGCCGGGTCCTGGAGAGGCAATCCAGGCTGCTCTGAGTTGGCGATTCGATCCACTATGCTGGATAAACAATCCAAGCTGGATAAGGAGCTTTTATCTGTGGCATATACTAAGAATACAaggagaaaaccattaaaaaaaaaaaaaatcccaaatagaGAGACTTGCTTATGTGGCCTCTTAAACCATAGGTCAGCAACTTTGACATCCAGAGGTCAGGTGGTCACAGAAAGCCTGTTGTAGAAATTTGCAACAAATATCTAGCAATTCACGGGGGTGAACAGGGAATGGAGAAGCCCTTTCGTAAAATTTCAAGCAAAAGTGCATATGTGTGCATCTGTTAGGGGGATTTTGAACAAAAGATGTGTGCCTATTTTGCTGCACCAAACCCCCTCCATAGGAATCCTCTCTTCTATTCCCTTCCCCAATACAGCCTGGAAAACCAGACTCTGCTTTGACAGGCTCAACTGTGAAGTTGAACTGATTTTGAAATTCCTCTGAAGTCATCAGTTCTTACCATTTGGCATATCAGGGCAGTAGATGCTCTCAAAACTGCTGCTTTTTCTGGACCAGACTGGACTGTTACATTCAGGCTATAAGACAAGACACAAAGGAAGTTTGTTTTCAGGTCTTGGCAAAAAGATGCTCCGAACTAGGGTGGCGCTGGGCTTGACCGCTAGCTCCGTGCATCTCCATCACCTTCATTGCCTCGATTTAGGAAGGATTGGACCTCGCCAAATTGTAAGGGCACCGAGGTCAATCTCTGTGCTTGAAGAAGAGGAGAGCAGCGGCAAAGGGAAGAGGGCGGGGGTGGAATTCAGCAGCAATGTGCATTGGGTTAACCATGCAAAATGGATTGGAGTAGAAGGAAGCCACACTAATTCAGGGAGAGAATACTTTCCCAGGGCAAAAACACATTAAAACCTGGCAACGATGGGGCAAATGCCCTCCAAAAAGAATGCATCAATATCCTTTTCCAGCCAGGCCTCAGCAACGCAGAGATGGGGGCCATGTTATTGATCATTTGCAGCCACCTGTCTCATATGACAACTCTCTCCTGCAATGTTCACCTGGAACCtgggaagaagtcaaactaaAATCCTGTTCAACAGCTGTTTCCTGGCATCTTTCTAATTGTGGCACCCCTTCTCTAGCACCCCCCCCCAAACTACCAAGCAGTAACTATTGAATATTTCGTTGCCACTCCTAGTTTAAATGAGATGTAAGAATTTTTGGAAAAGACTGGGGTGACCAGCGCTATCTCTTACCATGCCGTCAGAGCAGTTGGAGGTGGGGCTGGTGGGCTCCGAGCAGCTCTGTCCTGGCAGGCTGTAGTAGTTCTCCACCTGCTCCCTCAGCAGCTCCTGCAGGCTCTCGATGTAGCGGATGGCATTCCTGAGGATCTCCACCTTGGGCAGCCTCTGGTTGGGGTTGGTCGTGGTGCACCTCTTGAGCGTCTCGAAAGCCTGGTTGACCTTCTTCAGGCGTCTCCTCTCACGCATGGTGGCCGCCTTCCGCCGATCCATGGTGGTCGACTTTCTCTTGCATGCTTTGCAAGCCCACATGAGACAGTGTCCAGCCTGGTGGTGGCCTGTAGGTGCTCGCACGTGCTCATCCTCGTCTGAGCCTTGCAGCTCTGGTTTGTGCGCCCCGAAGGCAGCTCCTCTTGGCTCAAACTCATCCCCGAACTCGCCCTCAGGGGACGGGATGCAGGAGCCGTCATAGAAGTATTCAGAAGGCGAGAACTGGCAGCCGTCCATCATTTCCATCTTTTGCGGTGAAGCAAGTGGTGCACCTGGACAGCTGCGAGAGATACAGGGGATAGACGAAGCCTGGCGCCGCTGTGGGCCAGTGAATCCCCGGGCGGAGCTCCCTGGTCGGTTTCTCCGGTAATTAACAAGGGCAAACGCCTAGTGGCCTGGGTCGGGTGTGCTGGGGTTGgggctctttatatattcttgggGGAGGGAGGCCGGCCCCAGTGGCCAGGCACTATTAGCATATCCCACCACAACCCCCGCAGGGGCTGTCTGGGCGAACCTCCGCCTTTCCTCTAGAGACAATTTGCTGTTTACAGCCCCTTTTGACGCTAATGGTTTTACTGCATTTCTGCTGGGGCGGGGGATCCGACCCGCTTACTCGCACTCTCTAGGTTACCTAAACCAAGGGATCACTTAAAGAGTGGTAGAGACAAAGGGACGAAGTCCATCCAACCTTTTGGGATTGCtcacacataaaaaaatattaaaacacacacacacacacacacaccctactaTAAGCTGAAACCAAAAGCCGACCTGCCTTCCCAATCTTGGACATGAGGAATTAGcttattttttggtgtttgtttctcTTCTACATGAACTTTAATtatcttgggattttttttagtCAGTGGATCGAATAACGGTTGCTAAAAACTTTGAAGCAACACTTTGAATCATGGAGtgaatctggatttttaaaaatctattttgctCTGGTCAGCTGGTCACTTTATAGGCTCTGCGTTGTTGGAGGATGGGCAGGGAGGGTCCTTTTTCCCCAAGACAGGGCTCACTCTGAGTTCTGCTTATCTAAAAGGAGGTGGGCTCCAGGGCCAGGTGATGCGAACCATCCTcgcttcccttccccttctgcaCACGTTTACTGAGCGCCTCTGCCCTTGTACTAGGCCTTTGCTAGACCTGGTACAGATCTGGCAGTTCCGTGCTGACTGCACCTCTGTGATTTGTACAGGAAGAAACTGAGTTTTAGACGGCGACCTCTCTTTCCAGGGGCGAgtttcctttctcccctttctgCTCCGCCCTGCCATTTCGACAGACTAAACAGCCAAGCTGGGCTTTGGGGTCGCTAATTTTCTGCTTTCAGGCGAGCTAACACCGTTACAGATGCGTCCCAGCTGCCAGCACAGCAATCCTTCTCGGCTCGTGTAAAATTTCCAGCTCAAACCTTGAGTAACTTCACACAC harbors:
- the MYF5 gene encoding myogenic factor 5, which produces MEMMDGCQFSPSEYFYDGSCIPSPEGEFGDEFEPRGAAFGAHKPELQGSDEDEHVRAPTGHHQAGHCLMWACKACKRKSTTMDRRKAATMRERRRLKKVNQAFETLKRCTTTNPNQRLPKVEILRNAIRYIESLQELLREQVENYYSLPGQSCSEPTSPTSNCSDGMPECNSPVWSRKSSSFESIYCPDMPNVYATDKSSLSSLDCLSSIVDRIANSEQPGLPLQDPASLSPVASTDSQPATPGASHSRLIYHVL